In Pseudomonas oryzicola, one DNA window encodes the following:
- the oscA gene encoding sulfur starvation response protein OscA, which yields MSASLRSIDGQDEATILREIQSALRDLRFGAVEITVHNAQVVQIERKEKFRLQQPGNKTG from the coding sequence ATGAGTGCATCTCTGCGTAGCATCGATGGTCAGGACGAAGCCACCATTCTGCGGGAAATCCAGAGCGCCCTGCGCGACCTGCGCTTCGGTGCGGTGGAGATCACTGTGCACAACGCTCAGGTCGTACAGATCGAGCGCAAGGAGAAATTCCGCCTGCAACAGCCCGGCAACAAGACCGGCTGA